ACCCGTTCGAGGAGGTGGGAAAGGTCCAGGAAGAGGAAGGCCCGGGGGTCCAAGGTCCTGGTCCCTTCGGTCCCGATGGTCATGACGCCCTCCTGGAAGCCGGGTTCGGGTCCAGCCAACAGCGGATCTCCAGGGGTTCCCCTTTCATCCAAAGCCGGCTGTAGGTGTGGCATTGGAAGGGAGAAGGTCTTTCAACGGTCCCGACGGGCCGGGCCATGAGCGGGTCCAATCCCAGGAACCGGTCCTTCCAAAGGGATTGGGCCAAATAGGTGGCATAGAGCGCGGCCAATTCACGGAAGGCTGATTCCGCATCGGGGAAATCCCGCCCCTTGAAGCTCTGGGCCTCCCAAAGGGCGCCGACCAGGCGGCGGGTGGTCTTGAGGGTCAGCATGCCTTGGAGCGAGCCGTGGAATGAGACCTGCCATTCCTTCCAATCCCGGGAGCCTGCCACGCGGCCTTCCTCGTCCAGGTGAACGGGCCATCCGGCCCAATAAGAAAGGAAATCCTTGAAAAGGATCGAGAGCTCCAAGCTATGGGGTGCCCGGAAGGGCTTGTGGGTGATGGTCGGGAATGCCAGGGATGGGCTCATGGTCCGCTCCTTCGGATAGGTTCTTGACCTTTCCTAGGGCAAAAGGGATGCCATGGCGGGGAGTGAAAAAACGGCATTTCCTTCGATCAAGGGGCGGGATAGGGCGTATTTATTCCCAAGGCGGGTAAAAAGGTAACAGATCGGATCAGGCCAGGAACCAGACCAATCCGGAAAAAGCCAGGCAGTAGACCCCGAACCAGGCCCAGCGGCCTTTTTCGAGCCATGAGGAAAGCAGGTGCAGGGCCAGGAGTCCGGCCCCAAAGCTCAAGATCATCCCCAAAAGGCTCGGGAGGAAAAGCGAAAGGACGTCCGAGGCGCCCATCCCCCAAAAGGCATGGGTTTTCATCAGGCGATGGGCCTCCCGAAGGACCACCGGCGGGGTGAGGACCAGGGCCAGGGCAAAACTGAAGTCCTCGGACCTCTTCTTGTCGATGCCAAGGATGAGCCCGGCCGAAATGGTGGCCCCGGACCGCGAGAACCCCCGGAAGGGCAGGCAGAGCCCCTGGAACATCCCGATCCAATAGGCTTCCGGGATCCCGAAGGTCTTCTTGGTGCTGGTATGTCCTTCCCGGAACGCCGCGATGAGGATGACGGCCCCGACCGTCGCCAGGGAAAGGGAGATGAGCTTCAGGTTCCCGAAGATCATCTCGATGCTCGCGTCCGGGATCCCTTGGAGCGAAATGTTCTCGATCAGGGATTTGAGGCCGAAGCCCAAAAGGCCGGTGGTCAACGAGGAAAGGAAGACCAGCCTGAGCAGGGACAAGGTGTTTTTCCGGTCGCGGAAATAGGTTTTTTTCCAATCCTTCCCGAAAAAAACCAGGACGGACCCCATGGTCCCGGTATGAAGCATGACCAAAAGAAGGGTCATCTCAGGGGAGGTGGGGTCGATCCCCATCATTTTTTCGGCCACGATCACGTGGGCGGAACTGGAGACGGGAAGCAGTTCGGTGAAACCTTGGATCACGGCCAACAGCAGGATCTGGAAAAAGTGCATGGCCGACCTTTGGGAAAATCCGGGCGACAAAGGAGGATACCATATTTCCTTTCGCAAATTCATCCGGCGCTCCTTCGCGGGGCGTGAACGGCCTGTTACAATAACGCCCTTTCAGAAAGGGTCCCTTTGGTCACCAAGATCGCTTTCCTCTATTTCGCCTCCATGGCTTGGGGTTGCCTCGTGCTCCTTCCCCTGGTGAAGCTCCGGGAGGTGGGCCAGGGCTTCTATCGTTTCTTCGGTTTTACCTGCGTGGCGCTCGATACCTTGGCAGTGGGGCTGGCCCTTTTTTCCGGGCCCGAGTTCGAGCCCGCCTACCGTCAGGCGGCCTGGGCCTTGGGCGCCTCCCTTTTCTTCACCCTTTGCTTCACCATCGCCTTGAAGGTGCGGGTCCGCTGGTTCCTTTGGACCTGTTTCATGGGGGCCCTATTGGCCGGACTACCGGCCATCGCCTATTGGCCCTGGGAAGGCCAGGGGGCGCTGGGGTGGCTGGCGGTCCGAACCCTTTCCTCGGCCCTTCTCCTGGGCTCGGTGACCCTGGCCATGATGCTCGGGCACTGGTACCTGGTGACCCCCAAACTCTCGATCGCTCCCTTGAAGCGCTATTCCAACAGCTATATCCTCCTCACGGTTTGGATGGCCCTTTTGATCGCCGGGGGTTATTGGAGCAGCAAGGCCGTCCAGGAAAGCCAGGGCCTTCCCCTTTTCGTCCGGGAAGAGTTCATCTTCATCCTGTTCCGGGTGGCTTGGGGCCTGCTCCCGCCCTTGGGGATGGCCTATTGGATCTGGGAGACGGTCCGTACCAGGTCCACCCAATCCGCGACCGGGATCCTTTATGCGGCCATGGTCTGTACGCTGATGGGGGAGGCCATGGGCCTTTACCTTACCTTGAGAACAGGACTGCCCTTTTAATGGAGATCAACACCTATTGCCCTGAGTGCGAGAACGGCATCTTTCTCTCCGAGCTTCCGGGAAGGGGCCTGATCCCCTGCGCCCGATGCGGAAAGGGCCGGGAAGCGACGGGCGACGGCCGGCTGGACACCAAGGGCTCCGTGGAAAAATGTTACCTTTGCGGTTGTACCGAGTTCTACCGGCAGAAGGATTTCAATACCAAGCTGGGCCTCTGGTTGATCGTGCTCATGATCGCCGCCGCCCTCATCTTCAACCGGTGGTTCATGCAGATCCTCATCGGCTTCGCCTTGTTGGACCTGGCCCTCTATTTCGGCTTGGGCGACATCGTCATCTGCTATAAATGCGGGGCGATCTACCGGGGGTTCCCGATCCCGGACAAGGTCGGCGGTTTCGACCTGAAGGTCCACGACCAGTATGTTTTCAAAAAGAAAGCCGCTGAAGGAGATGAAAAGTGACCGAACCCAATCCAGGACCGGGCCCCCAGGGCCCCGTCTATGCGCCCGAATCGGGGTTGTCCCTCTTCGTGAAGCTTTTCCTTATCCCGGCGGGCATCGTGCTGGTCGCCCTGGGGATCTTCTTCCTGGGCACCCTGGCCCTCCAGCATCCCAAGAGCGCCGAGCAATACCTGCAGGAGCTCAAGAGCGACAGCACCAGCCGCCGTTGGCAGGCCGCCTATGAGCTTTCCCGGATGTTGAACCAGGGGGAAAAGGTGCAGTTCGACGAGAACCTGCAGGGCGAATTGGTGAAGACCTTCCAAGGCGCGGCCCAGGACGATCCCCGCATCCGCGAATACCTGGCCCTGGTGTTGGGGCGCCTCAAGGTGAAGGGGGCCGTGCCCGCCCTTTGTTCCGCCTTGAAGGACGAATCGGTGGACGTGAAGGTCTATAGCCTCTGGGCCATTGGCAACATCGAGGACCCTTCGGGCGGCGCTTCGGTGCTATCGGCCCTGTCCGACCCCGACCTGGGGGTCCGCCGCATGGCGGTGGGGGCTTTGAGCGCGTTGCGTTACGCACCGGCCAAGTCCGCGTTGGGATCCTTATTGAAGGATGAGAACGCTGGATTGCGCTACGACTCCGCGGTGGCCCTCGCCCGTCTGAAGGATGAAAAGGCCCTGCCGGTCCTCA
The genomic region above belongs to bacterium and contains:
- a CDS encoding HEAT repeat domain-containing protein — its product is MTEPNPGPGPQGPVYAPESGLSLFVKLFLIPAGIVLVALGIFFLGTLALQHPKSAEQYLQELKSDSTSRRWQAAYELSRMLNQGEKVQFDENLQGELVKTFQGAAQDDPRIREYLALVLGRLKVKGAVPALCSALKDESVDVKVYSLWAIGNIEDPSGGASVLSALSDPDLGVRRMAVGALSALRYAPAKSALGSLLKDENAGLRYDSAVALARLKDEKALPVLKQMMDLKPTGKPEDDEMVQSAKLAAIEGFKAMPDASLRGKVVDLSKNDPDLKVREAALDALKK
- a CDS encoding undecaprenyl-diphosphate phosphatase — encoded protein: MHFFQILLLAVIQGFTELLPVSSSAHVIVAEKMMGIDPTSPEMTLLLVMLHTGTMGSVLVFFGKDWKKTYFRDRKNTLSLLRLVFLSSLTTGLLGFGLKSLIENISLQGIPDASIEMIFGNLKLISLSLATVGAVILIAAFREGHTSTKKTFGIPEAYWIGMFQGLCLPFRGFSRSGATISAGLILGIDKKRSEDFSFALALVLTPPVVLREAHRLMKTHAFWGMGASDVLSLFLPSLLGMILSFGAGLLALHLLSSWLEKGRWAWFGVYCLAFSGLVWFLA